GATCGGCCGATCTTGCGGGCTCCAACAAGACGCTTTTTCCGAAGTTCGGGGAGATGTCGCGCGAGAGCCACGCCGGCCAGAATGTGCATTTTGGTATCCGCGAGCACGCCATGGCTGCGGCGGTTAACGGGATGTGTCTGCACGGCGGGGTGCGCGGCTTCGGCGCGACCTTCCTGGTCTTTGCCGACTACATGCGCCCGGCGCTTCGCCTGGCAGCATTGATGCATATGCCGCAGATCATGGTGTTCACCCACGACTCCATCGGTCTTGGCGAGGATGGCCCCACGCACCAGCCTATCGAACATCTGATGTCGTTGCGGGCGATGCCTAATTATAACGTCCTGCGCCCGGCCGATGCCGAAGAGGTTCGTCAGTGTTGGGAGCTCGCTCTGGAGCGTACCACCGGACCCTCGGGGTTGGTGCTCACCCGTCAGAACGTGCCCACCTTCGATCGCGACGCGCTTAACAGCGTAGGAGACGCGACGAAGGGGGCCTACATCCTGGCGGAGAGCAACCCCGGTGAGGTGCCCGAGGCGCTGATTCTGGCTACGGGCAGTGAGGTTACAATCGCGGTGGAGGCCTTTGAGACGCTTAAAGCACAAGGCAAGGCGGTGCGCGTGGTCTCCATGCCCTGCTGGGAGGTCTTTGAGCAGCAGAGCGACGACTACAAGGCGTCGGTGCTGCCCGCCGAGGTCACCCGCCGTGTGGCGATTGAGGCAGGCGTCACGCTGGGATGGGGCCGCTACACCGGCAGCCAGGGCAGGGTTTTGGGCCTGGATCATTTCGGTGCCTCGGCCCCTTATGAAGAGCTGTATGAGAAGTTCGGTTTGACGGCGGCGGGCGTGGTAGAGGCGGTCAACAGCTTCTAAAGATCGCAGACGTAGCCGAATAGAACCTGGCCGGGTGCCCGCGGGCACCCGGCGTAAACCCCGCAATTCTCTAAGGAGGAAGTGATGCCAGCCAACTTCACGCGACGACTCGACCTCTTCAAAGATGCGGGGTTTGCCGAGCCGAGAGCGGCCGTTGAGCTTCTCACCAGTGATGCCGAGGCGCTGGGAATCGGCGGGGTCGAGCCGGGCACTCCGCTGGAAGATGCTCTGCGGGGTGCCGATCAGCAGGCCGCTGAGCTGCTCGATGAGCCTGTGGGCAGGCTGCTCGACAACGTGGTGGAGTGGCTCTTTGAGCGCGGCGGCGATCTGGCCACGCTCTTCTGGCTGGCGCGAAAGTTGAGCAGCGATGAGTCGTCGCTGCACCTGGGGGCGTTGGCCTTCGGTGTGGCCAGCCGGCTGTGGCAGGCGGGAAAAGAAGCCGAAGCCGCCGCGATGGTGCGATTCCTGGTCGATCTGGACTTCGACTACGGCAAGCTCTACCGGGAGTCGGGCATTGCGTACGGCTTCTTTCAGTCGCGCGAGCCCAACCCCTTCGTCTGGAAGTTGCTGGATTTTGTGGACGAGCGTGCGCGCAACCGCGGTGAGCAAGGCGCCATCAAAGTTGCCGAGTTGGGCTGTGGCATCGGCAACGATGCGCTGGGCATTATCTCCAGCCCCCGGGTGAACTCGTACCTGGGCATCGACATCAGCCCGGTGGCCCTTGAAGAGCATCGCAAGCGTGTGGCCCCGGTGCTTGAGGAGCGCACGGAGCTTGAGCATAACCTGTTGGCCGGAGATTTCGTCTCGACGCTGGAGCGTAATGACCCGCGGGTGGAAGGGGTCAACCTGATCTACTCCTACTCCAGTCTGCACTATTTTAGCTCGGGGGAACTCTCGCGCATCTTCTCTCTGGCGGCGGAGCTTTTGCCGGCGCAGAGCGGGCTCTTTTGTTTTGCGATTAAAGGCAAAGACAGCATCTGGGACGGGCAGGGCGTGCCGCTCTATCGCCCCGATGTGTGGGTGAACCTCGACGGGCAGACCCGCTGGTTCCCCTCACGTCAGGCGTTGGCGAAGATGCTCGATGAGCACGGCTTCGAGATCTTGATGCACGAGTGGCACGAGCACTGGGGCTACAGTGAGTTCGCGCGCCGCGATCGTTTCCACTACGTGGTCGCCACGCCAAGGCGAAAGCAGGGGGCGAGCGCGTGAGTATCAGCTCGCGGATCGTCGGATGTGTGATGGGGGCGATGGCGATGCTGCTCTTGATGGCGGCAGCTCCGTCCTCTGCCCACGCCCAGCCCTGGACGCTGGAGGGGGTTCCCCGGGGGGCGCAGGCCTCCGAGGGGCTCCATGTGCTCTCGGAGCGGGGAGCGGAGCTCGGCCGTGTGTTGGTCGCGGAGCGGGTGGTCACCGGACGTTATCTTCTTGAGGTTGAAGTTCGTCATGAGGAGCGACGGCTGCGGTTGCCGATGATTGTTGCGCGCACATCGCCTGAGCAAGCGCTCGAAGTGATCTGGGCGCCGGTGCCAGCATACGTCAACGCGCTCTTGACCCTGGCGGGTGGTGACGGATTACCCCCCGAGGTCGCACCGCAGGCGTGGGTGGAGGAGCGCCGTTTGCCAGCGCTGCCGATCATCGCAACCCGCGCACGCATCATCACCCCGTATGGCGAAGCCGCCTGGCAGAGCCCGGAGCTCTCTCGCCACATCAAGCGTTGGCTCAATGATGCGCTCACCGAGGCCGGTGGGCCGGCGGGCATCGATCTTCTGCTCGACCGTCGCATGGCCTGGTCCCAGGTTGGCGAGCTGATGATGAACGCCGCTGCGGCGGGGCTTTTTCGCGTGCACTTGATTACGCGCGATCGGGCGAATCTGGGCGCGATTTCCACCAACCTGCCGATCTTCCCGGAAGGCGGGCTTCCAGAGGCGATGGTGCTCGGTGTGCTCGGTGTTTACCCGCATCAGGACGATGGTATCGGAGTCGGTGTACGGCTGGATGAGCAGACGATTGAAGCCACGGGCATCGAAGGCTGTCGTGAGGGATTGGTCTTTTGCGCGCGGGATGGCGAGGAGTTTGAAGAGGCGCTCGGTGATGTTATCGCCGACGCGGGGGTGGAGGCCGCACGCATCACCCACTGGCTGCTCGCGGGCAGTTCTGAGTTCAACGTCGGTCAGGGGGTGCGCGCGCTGGTGTGGACGTATCAGGCGCTCAACATCTCCCCTCAATCGACCTTTATCGGGTACATCGAATGAGCCCTGGTCAGGCCTATGGTTTCATATCGCGATGGCTGAGCGGCCGCTTCGCCGTGTACGGTGCGGCCTTCGGAGTGCTGCTGGCGTTGGGGGCCTGCGCGAGTACGCCGAAGCCGGCCGATGATCGCTCCGACTCCGCCGCCGGGGATGTCGTCGGGCAGGCTCCAGACGACCCACTCTATGTGGCGCAACGCTGGCTTGAGGCCAGGCAGGACGCCGGCGAGCTGCCGACCCATGTCGAGGTGGTGAGGATGTTTGCCCTGGATGAGGAGCGCATCGAAGTCATCCTCAGCCCCTTCAACGAGCCGCCTGCAACTGACGCCACCCGCCTGATTCTTGCCCGAGAGCAGGAGGGCTGGGAGGTGGTGGAAGAAGGCACCGCTCGGGCGCGGAGGGATTGGCCCCGCTACTGACGATGTTGAAGGAGTGCGCACCCGTATGGCGCCCGAACACGGGACGAAGCAGGGGCGCCTCCTGACATAGGAATCGATTGAGGAAGTACGATGAATCAGAAGTCTTCGGAAGAGCAGGGGAGGGGCCGCCGTCTGGCCATTATCGGAGCGGGCCCGATCGGCGTGGAGTGCGCGCTGCGCGCGCTCGACGAGGGGTTTAACGTTGCGCTCTATGAGGCGAAGATGCCCGGCGCGCATGTGCGCACCTGGTCCCATGTGACTTTCTTTTCGCCATGGTCGCTCAATCGCAGTGCCCGCGGCGTGGCGACGCTCCAGGCCGCCGGCGTCGAACTCGCGCCCGATGAGGATGTCCCCACCGGCGCGCAGTACCTGGATGCCTACCTTGAGCCTCTGGTCGAAGCACTGAAGCGCGACACACACTTCCAACTTTTCGAGCAGACACGCGTGCTGGGGGTCTCGCGGGTGCGAGCGCTCAAGGGCGATCTTCTGGCGAATCCGAAGCGCGCCCGCCGCCCCTTCTTGCTACGCGTGTCGGGACCAGAGGGTGAGCGCTTTGACGAGGCAGATGTGCTCATTGATGCCTCCGGCGTGCTGGAGAACCCCAACCGTCTCGGGCCCGGGGGGCTTGCGGCCATCGGCGAAGAGGCTCTTAATGGCGAGGTGATCCGCGCCATCCCCGATGTTGAGGCACAGCGCGACAGGCTGGCCGGAAAACGCGTGCTTGTGGTCGGACACGGGCATTCTGCGGCAACCACGCTGGGGGCGCTCACCGAGCTCCGAGAGAGCGCTCCACAAACCCACATCACCTGGGCCTACCGCGCCGAAGACGAACCCTTTGTGGAAATCGAAGGGGACACGCTTCCCCAACGCCTTCGGCTGAGCCGCCTGGGAAACGCCATCGCCCGCGGCGAAGTCAGCGGCGTCGATCCGGTCGGCGGCGTCTTTGTCGAACGTATCACCCGGGAGGATTGCGCCCTGCGCGTGGTACTCGCCGACGAGCAGGGAACTACGCGTGAGATCGAGGTCGACCGCATCATCGCCAACGTCGGCTATCATCCCGACACTTCCCTCACCAGCGAGCTCCAGGTGCACCTCTGTTACGCCAGCGACGGTCCCATGAAGCTCGCCGCATCTCTGCTGGCCAGCGCCGGCAACGCTGACTGCCTCGCTCAAAGCTCGGCTGGCCCCGAGGTGCTCAAAAACCCCGAGCCTGAGTTCTTCGTGCTCGGCACGAAGAGCTACGGGCGTAACCCCAACTTCTTGCTCAAAATTGGTCTGGAGCAGATCGACGACGTGATGACTCTGCTCACGCAAAAGGAAGGTGATGTTTAAGGCATTTTGCCGCTGGCTTTTTAAACTTCGGGGGTGGCGCTTTGTGGGCGAAGAGCTCACCACGCATCGCCGCTGCGTGGTCGTGGCCGCGCCGCATACCTCCAACTGGGACCTGATCTTCACCATCGCCAGCTTCGATCTCATGGGGCTGCCGGTGCGCTTTACGATTAAACGCGAGTGGATGCGCTTTCCCTTCAATCTGGTGCTTGGCCCGGTCGGCGGGCTGGCTATTGATCGCCGCCCCCGCGCCGAGACCGGTGAGCGCCCCAGTATGGTGGAGGCGATGGCCGTGCTCTTTGATGAGCACCCCGGCGAGTTAGCGATTGCGGTGACGCCGGAGGGGACGCGCTCGCGTCGCGAACGCTGGCGAAGCGGCTTTTACCACGTCGCTCGTCAGGCCAATGTGCCGATCCTTCTGGGGTATCTCGACTACGGTAAAAAGGAGGCGGGCATCGGCAAAGTCA
This genomic stretch from Lujinxingia sediminis harbors:
- a CDS encoding class I SAM-dependent methyltransferase, whose amino-acid sequence is MPANFTRRLDLFKDAGFAEPRAAVELLTSDAEALGIGGVEPGTPLEDALRGADQQAAELLDEPVGRLLDNVVEWLFERGGDLATLFWLARKLSSDESSLHLGALAFGVASRLWQAGKEAEAAAMVRFLVDLDFDYGKLYRESGIAYGFFQSREPNPFVWKLLDFVDERARNRGEQGAIKVAELGCGIGNDALGIISSPRVNSYLGIDISPVALEEHRKRVAPVLEERTELEHNLLAGDFVSTLERNDPRVEGVNLIYSYSSLHYFSSGELSRIFSLAAELLPAQSGLFCFAIKGKDSIWDGQGVPLYRPDVWVNLDGQTRWFPSRQALAKMLDEHGFEILMHEWHEHWGYSEFARRDRFHYVVATPRRKQGASA
- a CDS encoding FAD-dependent oxidoreductase; its protein translation is MNQKSSEEQGRGRRLAIIGAGPIGVECALRALDEGFNVALYEAKMPGAHVRTWSHVTFFSPWSLNRSARGVATLQAAGVELAPDEDVPTGAQYLDAYLEPLVEALKRDTHFQLFEQTRVLGVSRVRALKGDLLANPKRARRPFLLRVSGPEGERFDEADVLIDASGVLENPNRLGPGGLAAIGEEALNGEVIRAIPDVEAQRDRLAGKRVLVVGHGHSAATTLGALTELRESAPQTHITWAYRAEDEPFVEIEGDTLPQRLRLSRLGNAIARGEVSGVDPVGGVFVERITREDCALRVVLADEQGTTREIEVDRIIANVGYHPDTSLTSELQVHLCYASDGPMKLAASLLASAGNADCLAQSSAGPEVLKNPEPEFFVLGTKSYGRNPNFLLKIGLEQIDDVMTLLTQKEGDV
- a CDS encoding 1-acyl-sn-glycerol-3-phosphate acyltransferase: MFKAFCRWLFKLRGWRFVGEELTTHRRCVVVAAPHTSNWDLIFTIASFDLMGLPVRFTIKREWMRFPFNLVLGPVGGLAIDRRPRAETGERPSMVEAMAVLFDEHPGELAIAVTPEGTRSRRERWRSGFYHVARQANVPILLGYLDYGKKEAGIGKVIIPGDDFEADMREIMDFYSQIEAHSPEKFALDARFY